In one Roseburia intestinalis L1-82 genomic region, the following are encoded:
- a CDS encoding sugar 3,4-ketoisomerase, with translation MQVIKYAFQQHGDDRGMLVALEEYKDIPFEIKRVYYMYDTKKNVHRGFHAHKSLEQILICIHGSCKVLLDNGTEKKIVSLEKPYEGLYIANNMWREMYDFSEDAVLMVLASEYYKEEDYIRDYNEFLRMVGVEK, from the coding sequence ATGCAGGTAATAAAATATGCGTTTCAGCAGCATGGTGATGACAGGGGAATGCTGGTCGCACTGGAAGAATATAAAGATATTCCGTTTGAAATTAAACGTGTTTACTATATGTATGATACGAAAAAAAATGTACATAGAGGGTTTCATGCACATAAGTCGCTGGAACAAATTTTAATCTGTATTCATGGATCCTGTAAGGTACTGTTGGATAACGGAACGGAAAAGAAGATTGTCTCGCTGGAAAAACCATATGAAGGTTTGTATATTGCAAATAACATGTGGCGTGAAATGTATGACTTTTCTGAGGATGCAGTCCTGATGGTGCTGGCATCAGAATACTATAAGGAAGAAGACTATATCAGGGATTACAATGAATTCCTGCGGATGGTCGGGGTAGAGAAATAA
- a CDS encoding class I SAM-dependent methyltransferase, with product MIAKKAKQVYAFDYSKSMIDFAKDKAEKLNINNIEFVQADAITLKFDRQYDNFMMLGLLTCINNEEEAEHIIRNVYEVLKPGARLIVRDSLTKTEYREIFLYNFISGYQAVYRNVECYRELFVRCGFEIESEIALKEEVTDGIEYVNYGAILKKV from the coding sequence CTGATAGCAAAGAAAGCAAAACAAGTATATGCATTTGATTATTCAAAGAGTATGATAGATTTTGCAAAAGATAAAGCTGAAAAGTTGAATATTAATAATATAGAATTTGTGCAGGCAGATGCTATAACATTAAAATTTGATCGGCAATATGATAATTTCATGATGTTAGGATTGCTGACTTGTATAAATAATGAGGAAGAGGCGGAACATATTATACGGAATGTATATGAAGTTTTAAAACCAGGGGCAAGATTAATTGTTAGAGATAGTCTTACTAAAACTGAATACAGAGAGATTTTTTTATATAATTTTATCAGTGGATATCAGGCAGTTTACAGAAATGTGGAGTGCTACAGAGAGTTATTTGTAAGATGCGGTTTTGAAATCGAATCAGAAATTGCATTAAAAGAAGAAGTTACGGATGGAATTGAATATGTAAATTATGGTGCAATATTAAAGAAAGTATGA
- a CDS encoding CDP-glycerol--poly(glycerophosphate) glycerophosphotransferase, translated as MEISEQLARQLLESIENGFINETTIAKFRYWHLDAVMNMTKYMEHGRETFWEIKSYLEQMNIERLRKQEKIIVGFITSSSQDWIGDELYWLLEKSEKFEPYIFVMATYLNGMGNPLKRDYCETVSFFQKRGLRVKQTFDVETEHLYTWDEIGMKPQLCIWLTPWADGFKEHFHLLYYSLDTIHAYIPYGFMIAGSEDGRFIEAQYNQLIHNIAWKIFEENKIAVELAGRYSFVGNRNTVYLGYPKMDSFYGERENCTIWDELKEKIGNPNAKCVIYAPHHTLDKDKEPVCFSTFAQNGKKMLDFARKYQKDIVWVFKPHPTLRTKAVLAGIFKDDSEWEDYIKQWEDLENAAYVNDGMYQDLMCKSDAMILDSISFLAEYMYTSHPMLFLKRKEQRFNEFGKLVVEQLYQAEGNNFAAIDEFLQKVVLNENDEQFEKRKKFFLENLDYKNMNYKNANAAQSIYCEIENTFGKKEK; from the coding sequence ATGGAAATTTCAGAACAGTTGGCCAGACAATTATTGGAATCTATTGAAAACGGATTTATAAACGAGACGACGATAGCAAAATTTCGATATTGGCATCTGGATGCGGTCATGAACATGACAAAATATATGGAACATGGCAGAGAAACCTTTTGGGAAATTAAATCCTATCTGGAACAGATGAATATTGAAAGACTTCGAAAACAGGAAAAAATAATTGTTGGTTTTATTACGTCATCGTCTCAGGACTGGATCGGAGATGAACTATACTGGCTGTTAGAAAAATCAGAAAAGTTTGAACCGTATATTTTTGTGATGGCAACATATTTAAATGGCATGGGGAACCCTTTAAAAAGGGATTATTGTGAGACCGTAAGTTTCTTTCAAAAACGTGGATTGCGGGTAAAACAGACCTTTGATGTGGAGACAGAGCATTTATACACATGGGATGAGATAGGGATGAAACCGCAGCTGTGCATTTGGCTGACACCTTGGGCAGACGGTTTTAAAGAACATTTTCATTTGTTATATTATTCACTGGATACGATTCATGCGTATATTCCATATGGTTTTATGATAGCAGGGAGTGAAGACGGAAGGTTTATCGAAGCACAGTATAACCAGTTGATACATAATATTGCGTGGAAAATTTTTGAAGAAAATAAAATTGCAGTAGAATTGGCAGGCAGGTATTCTTTTGTAGGAAACAGAAATACCGTTTATCTTGGATATCCCAAAATGGATAGTTTTTATGGAGAGCGTGAAAATTGTACAATTTGGGACGAATTGAAAGAAAAGATTGGAAATCCAAATGCAAAATGTGTGATTTATGCACCACATCATACACTTGATAAAGACAAAGAACCTGTGTGCTTTTCGACTTTTGCACAGAATGGGAAAAAGATGTTGGATTTTGCACGTAAATATCAAAAAGATATAGTGTGGGTGTTTAAACCACATCCGACGTTGAGGACGAAAGCGGTGTTGGCTGGAATATTCAAGGATGATAGCGAATGGGAAGATTATATAAAACAATGGGAAGATTTGGAGAATGCAGCTTATGTGAATGATGGAATGTATCAGGATTTGATGTGTAAGTCAGATGCAATGATCTTGGATAGCATATCTTTTTTAGCTGAGTACATGTATACGAGTCACCCGATGTTATTTTTGAAGAGAAAAGAACAGCGCTTTAATGAGTTCGGGAAACTGGTAGTGGAACAGTTATATCAGGCAGAGGGAAATAATTTTGCGGCAATAGACGAATTCCTTCAAAAAGTAGTTTTGAATGAAAACGACGAACAGTTCGAGAAGAGAAAAAAATTTTTTCTTGAAAATCTTGATTATAAAAATATGAATTATAAAAACGCAAATGCAGCACAAAGTATATATTGTGAAATAGAGAACACGTTTGGCAAAAAGGAAAAATGA
- a CDS encoding glycosyltransferase family protein, whose product MKLLFFEWHSFMNKGIERGLKELEIPYDTFFYQFNDWEKDDAFLEQFRAYLKAGTYTDVLSVNFSPLISMLCEELGIVYTAWVYDSPLHIRNLESLKNSCNRIFFFDRGQAEEHHKNGVNAMHLPLAVDTGVFRINASKREKEDYRTDISLVGKLYQTEYAYFTAPLQGYTKGYLEGIVNAQGKVYGGYLIPELITDELLAQMNADYAKVATDGFSMGRRELEFMLACETTGRERYMALALLSAHYLVDLYSTDVDKRLEKVRYRGYADYYSQMPLAFSQSKINLNISLKTIRTGIPLRVIDVLGCGGFVLSNYQEELFEYFNVGEELVVYENIEDLFYQAKYYLEHEDERKQIALAGVERVKRDFTFRERLEKMYPKN is encoded by the coding sequence ATGAAACTATTATTTTTTGAGTGGCATTCTTTTATGAATAAGGGAATCGAGCGGGGGTTGAAGGAACTGGAAATCCCGTATGATACATTTTTTTATCAGTTTAACGACTGGGAAAAGGATGATGCTTTTTTAGAGCAGTTTCGAGCTTATTTAAAGGCGGGAACTTATACGGACGTGCTGTCGGTCAATTTTTCGCCATTGATTTCGATGTTGTGTGAGGAACTTGGAATCGTATATACGGCATGGGTATATGATTCGCCACTTCACATTCGAAATCTGGAGAGCCTTAAGAATTCCTGCAACCGGATTTTCTTTTTTGACAGGGGACAGGCAGAGGAACACCACAAAAATGGAGTCAATGCGATGCATCTGCCGCTTGCGGTGGATACGGGGGTCTTTCGTATTAATGCATCGAAACGGGAAAAAGAAGACTATCGGACGGATATCTCTTTAGTTGGAAAACTTTACCAGACAGAGTATGCATATTTTACGGCACCGTTACAGGGCTATACAAAGGGGTATCTGGAAGGAATCGTAAATGCACAGGGCAAAGTGTACGGCGGTTATCTGATACCGGAATTAATTACGGATGAACTGTTGGCACAGATGAATGCCGATTATGCAAAGGTGGCAACGGACGGTTTCTCGATGGGCAGAAGAGAGCTTGAATTTATGCTTGCTTGTGAGACGACCGGGCGGGAACGTTATATGGCATTAGCACTTTTATCTGCACATTATCTGGTGGATTTGTACTCAACGGATGTGGATAAGCGGTTGGAAAAAGTGCGATACCGTGGATATGCGGACTATTATTCCCAAATGCCGCTTGCGTTTTCCCAGAGCAAAATCAACCTGAATATTTCGCTCAAGACCATCCGTACCGGAATACCGCTTCGTGTCATTGACGTGCTTGGCTGCGGCGGATTTGTGCTCTCTAATTATCAGGAAGAACTTTTTGAGTATTTTAACGTCGGAGAAGAGTTAGTCGTATATGAGAATATAGAGGACTTGTTTTATCAGGCAAAATATTACTTAGAACACGAGGATGAGAGAAAACAAATTGCACTTGCGGGAGTTGAGCGTGTAAAGCGTGATTTTACGTTCCGGGAACGGCTTGAAAAAATGTATCCAAAAAACTAG
- the pseF gene encoding pseudaminic acid cytidylyltransferase, whose product MNQKSLAIITARGGSKRIPRKNIKDFCGKPIMAYSIEAALEAGCFDTVMVSTDDEEIAQIAKKYGAEVPFLRSERTAGDFATTADVLMEVFEEYEKRGEKFDHAACIYPTAPFVTAQKLKAGMSLLQEKQGTMLMPVVAFSFPPQRGVVKKGEFLEFCYPQYRNSRSQDLETMYHDCGQFYCYDVEKYRSVRGQIDTGIIPYIVSELEVQDIDNETDWKLAEMKYRMMKGE is encoded by the coding sequence ATGAATCAGAAAAGCCTGGCAATTATCACTGCGCGTGGGGGAAGCAAGCGGATTCCGCGTAAGAATATCAAGGACTTTTGTGGAAAGCCGATTATGGCATATTCGATTGAGGCGGCACTTGAAGCAGGATGCTTTGATACGGTCATGGTGTCGACCGATGATGAAGAAATAGCGCAGATTGCAAAAAAATATGGTGCGGAAGTGCCTTTTTTGCGGAGCGAGCGCACAGCGGGAGATTTTGCAACAACAGCGGATGTACTGATGGAGGTGTTTGAGGAATACGAAAAGCGTGGAGAGAAGTTTGACCATGCGGCGTGCATCTATCCAACAGCACCGTTTGTAACAGCACAGAAGTTAAAGGCCGGAATGTCACTGTTACAGGAGAAGCAGGGGACGATGCTGATGCCTGTTGTGGCATTTTCGTTTCCACCGCAGCGCGGTGTTGTAAAAAAAGGTGAATTTCTTGAGTTCTGCTACCCGCAGTACCGCAACAGCCGTTCGCAGGATCTAGAGACGATGTACCATGACTGTGGACAGTTTTACTGCTATGATGTAGAAAAATACAGAAGCGTCAGAGGACAGATTGACACCGGAATCATTCCATATATCGTATCGGAACTGGAAGTGCAGGACATCGATAACGAGACAGATTGGAAATTGGCAGAAATGAAATACCGAATGATGAAAGGGGAATAA